In Halichondria panicea chromosome 13, odHalPani1.1, whole genome shotgun sequence, one genomic interval encodes:
- the LOC135346325 gene encoding protein RFT1 homolog, with amino-acid sequence MSEDYLDTAARAASYNVLLQLLMRASTFVLNGFILRFIQAELLGVVNLRLTLLYNTVLFISREALRKSCLSQTPQPKKWRHVLNLMWCSIPIGVVCSLLFGLLWVSPLLEQPAIAGDPLAVGLFALAALLELTAEPLYIMGQLQQYVTLKVLAEGVPQMFRCAVIVSGILLAPQWGLMIFCAGQLAYSVGYVVIYYVYIFRYKVPCDGEQLPVRTVGDLLPSTDPEQGHWMDPYLTQLSWSFLKQSFLKQLLTDGEKYVMTLFAVLNFAEQGVYDVINNLGSLAARFIFMPVEESFYVFFAHTLYRGEPVEKQKPENIPLVADTLGALIKLVIIIALVILSFGYAYSYLALSIYGGELLTDGDGPTLLRWYCVYVLLLAVNGVTECFMFSAMSQARVDSYNRSMLLFSFVFLGSSLLLSRYIGGVGFILANCINMATRIAHSCHFIHSFFAATPHTPLLDALPSIWSIGSLLTAMAITTGSEASLCCEYGWLYSLLHIVVGVVCLAFTGMMVGFSEPNLVRFLIDRLPIQNAFGARLAQSAKQSGLYKEKKDNKDKRRKKKTN; translated from the exons ATGAGTGAGGATTATCTGGACACTGCTGCTCGAGCAGCTTCCTACAATGTACTGCTGCAGCTCTTGATGAGAGCTAGCACTTTTGTCCTCAATGGTTTCATCCTCAGATTCATCCAAGCTGAGCTATTAGGGGTTGTAAACTTAAG ATTGACTCTACTGTACAATACCGTGCTGTTCATATCTCGGGAGGCTCTGAGGAAGTCCTGTCTCTCTCAGACACCACAGCCTAAGAAGTGGAGACATGTACTTAACCTAATGTGGTGCTC TATTCCCATTGGAGTGGTGTGTTCGTTGTTGTTTGGTCTTCTGTGGGTGAGTCCTCTACTGGAACAGCCTGCCATTGCTGGGGACCCTCTGGCTGTGGGATTATTTGCTCTCGCTGCTTTATTGGAGCTCACTGCTGAACCACTCTATATCATGGGTCAGCTGCAGCAGTACGTCACACTCAAG gTACTGGCCGAGGGAGTGCCTCAAATGTTCAGATGTGCGGTGATCGTGAGTGGAATCCTCTTAGCTCCACAATGGGGGCTCATGATATTCTGTGCTGGACAG ttAGCCTACTCTGTGGGGTACGTGGTCATCTACTACGTCTACATTTTCCGTTACAAAGTTCCGTGTGACGGTGAGCAGCTGCCAGTACGGACTGTGGGGGACCTGTTGCCAAGTACCGACCCAGAGCAGGGGCACTGGATGGACCCGTATCTTACACAGTTGTCATGGAGCTTCCTCAAGCAATCCTTTCTCAAACAACTACTCACTGATG GAGAGAAGTACGTTATGACTCTGTTTGCTGTGCTCAACTTTGCCGAACAAG GTGTGTACGATGTCATCAACAATCTCGGTTCATTGGCAGCGCGTTTCATCTTCATGCCTGTCGAAGAGAGTTTCTATGTGTTCtttgcacacacactgtatcGAGGGGAGCCGGTGGAAAAACAAAAGCCAGAGAACATTCCATTGGTCGCAGACACCCTCGGGGCTCTCATTaagttagtcatcattattgCTCTCGTAATTCTCTCATTTGGATACGCCTACTCGTATCTGGCACTGAGCATATACGGAGGGGAGCTGTTGACGGATGGAGATGGCCCCACTTTACTGCGTTGGTACTGTGTCTACGTACTCCTGCTGGCCGTTAATGGAGTGACTGAGTGTTTCATGTTCTCTGCCATGAGTCAGGCCCGGGTCGACAG TTACAATCGCTCCATGCTGCTATTCTCGTTTGTGTTTCTCGGCTCTTCCCTCCTCCTCTCTCGCTATATAGGGGGAGTGGGTTTCATCCTTGCCAACTGCATCAACATGGCAACTAGAATTGCCCACAGCTGTCACTTCATTCACTCATTCTTTGCTGCCACCCCCCACACTCCCCTACTAGACGCCCTCCCCTCTATCTGGTCTATAGGCTCTCTTCTAACAGCCATGGCCATCACAACTGGCTCAGAA gCTAGTCTCTGCTGTGAGTATGGCTGGCTCTACAGTCTATTACACAttgtagtgggtgtggtttgtcTGGCATTCACGGGGATGATGGTGGGATTCAGTGAACCCAACCTGGTTCGCTTCCTAATCGACAGACTACCAATACAAAATGCATTTGGAGCACGCCTGGCCCAGTCAGCAAAACAATCAGGACTATATAAGGAAAAGAAGGATAATAAGGATAAGA
- the LOC135346330 gene encoding uncharacterized protein LOC135346330 isoform X1 — protein MAYNLANSLSPMMFQKTKGSKSDQGGTRNERWRSKSVENIAEIDGDSRVQVDKRFWHKSGSKQKHVKDVKDTCERVQWRDLSRVKSIHPVVTCVLPSLAMDFVASALLAVGATPLITEDPEDILRDLDVCKAVVLDMSAPQVIVEAFIANFELGSKPLVLVASECGTNDRKKDLAMRVIDESGPNFITGKLVDIFTLSGARNEKSNSQFGSSDSEENGEGATTSQTTPKVVLSTEKNETELSSLPPALRRRMKMRRSTSPSGSPADSPKTSPPDSTFSSPKNSPRSSPILKRRGIQKLIRKKQRANSEGALKRVPTVIPRLRMKGQFRDTKSHDIKLEDALDAAQNLAAHTTALIHIYEANVVTSGEVIVEVTNNQVGMGNLHSTLPVCAAVVSAVLACVEGNGDDIELKHCVHALALYYVAAEEGAACASTSEKGVISPGTLRTNFIDALHYMQESEVNAKAEVFAHTEGIKTAFN, from the exons ATGGCTTACAATCTCGCAAACTCTCTCTCTCCGATGATGTTCCAAAAGACCAAGGGGAGCAAGTCTGACCAGGGAGGGACAAGAAACGAGCGATGGCGTTCTAAAAGCGTGGAGAATATTGCTGAAATCGACGGTGACTCTCGGGTACAAGTGGACAAACGATTTTGGCACAAATCCGGATCCAAGCAGAAGCATGTGAAGGATGTGAAGGACACCTGTGAACGTGTGCAATGGAGAGATTTGTCTCGGGTGAAAAGCATACACCCTGTGGTCACCTGTGTGCTGCCTTCTCTTGCTATGGACTTTGTAGCGAGTGCCCTACTGGCAGTGGGAGCCACTCCACTCATCACAGAAG ACCCAGAAGACATACTCAGAGATTTGGACGTTTGCAAGGCAGTGGTGCTGGATATGAGTGCCCCTCAAGTCATCGTGGAAGCCTTCATAGCCAACTTTGAGCTGGGGAGCAAGCCCCTCGTCCTGGTCGCCTCAGAGTGTGGTACTAACGATCGGAAGAAGGATCTAGCAATGAGAGTGATTGATGAGAGTGGGCCAAATTTCATCACTGGAAAGCTGGTTGATATATTCACTCTGTCAGGGGCTCGCAATGAAAAAT CCAACTCTCAGTTTGGCAGCAGTGATAGTGAAGAGAATGGAGAGGGGGCCACTACCAGTCAGACTACCCCTAAAGTGGTGCTCTCCACGGAAAAAAACGAAACAGAACTATCCAGTCTACCCCCGGCTCTGAGAAGGAGAATGAAGATGAGACGATCCACCAGCCCCAGTGGGAGTCCTGCCGATAGCCCTAAAACCAGCCCTCCGGATAGCACTTTCAGCAGCCCAAAGAATAGCCCTCGATCGAGTCCCATTCTCAAGAGGAGGGGCATTCAGAAACTAATTAGGAAAAAGCAACGG GCTAATTCAGAGGGTGCGTTGAAGAGAGTCCCCACAGTCATACCACGACTACGAATGAAAG GTCAATTCAGAGACACCAAGAGCCATGACATCAAGCTGGAGGATGCTCTGGATGCTGCTCAGAATCTTGCTGCACACACAACCGCTCTCATCCACATCTACGAGGCCAACGTGGTGACAAGTGGAGAGGTGATTGTCGAGGTGACCAACAACCAGGTGGGGATGGGAAACCTTCACTCCACCCTTCCCGTGTGTGCGGCCGTCGTCAGTGCTGTGCTGGCCTGTGTCGAAGGTAATGGAG aTGATATAGAGCTCAAGCACTGTGTCCATGCCTTGGCCCTCTACTATGTGGCAGCAGAGGAGGGAGCAGCTTGTGCTAGTACCTCTGAGAAGGGAGTCATCTCCCCCGGAACACTACGAACAAACTTCATCGATGCTCTCCATTACATGCAGGAGTCGGAGGTCAACGCCAAAGCTGAAGTGTTTGCCCACACAGAAGGCATAAAGACAGCTTTTAACTAG
- the LOC135346330 gene encoding uncharacterized protein LOC135346330 isoform X2 produces the protein MAYNLANSLSPMMFQKTKGSKSDQGGTRNERWRSKSVENIAEIDGDSRVQVDKRFWHKSGSKQKHVKDVKDTCERVQWRDLSRVKSIHPVVTCVLPSLAMDFVASALLAVGATPLITEDPEDILRDLDVCKAVVLDMSAPQVIVEAFIANFELGSKPLVLVASECGTNDRKKDLAMRVIDESGPNFITGKLVDIFTLSGARNEKSNSQFGSSDSEENGEGATTSQTTPKVVLSTEKNETELSSLPPALRRRMKMRRSTSPSGSPADSPKTSPPDSTFSSPKNSPRSSPILKRRGIQKLIRKKQRANSEGALKRVPTVIPRLRMKGQFRDTKSHDIKLEDALDAAQNLAAHTTALIHIYEANVVTSGEVIVEVTNNQVGMGNLHSTLPVCAAVVSAVLACVEDDIELKHCVHALALYYVAAEEGAACASTSEKGVISPGTLRTNFIDALHYMQESEVNAKAEVFAHTEGIKTAFN, from the exons ATGGCTTACAATCTCGCAAACTCTCTCTCTCCGATGATGTTCCAAAAGACCAAGGGGAGCAAGTCTGACCAGGGAGGGACAAGAAACGAGCGATGGCGTTCTAAAAGCGTGGAGAATATTGCTGAAATCGACGGTGACTCTCGGGTACAAGTGGACAAACGATTTTGGCACAAATCCGGATCCAAGCAGAAGCATGTGAAGGATGTGAAGGACACCTGTGAACGTGTGCAATGGAGAGATTTGTCTCGGGTGAAAAGCATACACCCTGTGGTCACCTGTGTGCTGCCTTCTCTTGCTATGGACTTTGTAGCGAGTGCCCTACTGGCAGTGGGAGCCACTCCACTCATCACAGAAG ACCCAGAAGACATACTCAGAGATTTGGACGTTTGCAAGGCAGTGGTGCTGGATATGAGTGCCCCTCAAGTCATCGTGGAAGCCTTCATAGCCAACTTTGAGCTGGGGAGCAAGCCCCTCGTCCTGGTCGCCTCAGAGTGTGGTACTAACGATCGGAAGAAGGATCTAGCAATGAGAGTGATTGATGAGAGTGGGCCAAATTTCATCACTGGAAAGCTGGTTGATATATTCACTCTGTCAGGGGCTCGCAATGAAAAAT CCAACTCTCAGTTTGGCAGCAGTGATAGTGAAGAGAATGGAGAGGGGGCCACTACCAGTCAGACTACCCCTAAAGTGGTGCTCTCCACGGAAAAAAACGAAACAGAACTATCCAGTCTACCCCCGGCTCTGAGAAGGAGAATGAAGATGAGACGATCCACCAGCCCCAGTGGGAGTCCTGCCGATAGCCCTAAAACCAGCCCTCCGGATAGCACTTTCAGCAGCCCAAAGAATAGCCCTCGATCGAGTCCCATTCTCAAGAGGAGGGGCATTCAGAAACTAATTAGGAAAAAGCAACGG GCTAATTCAGAGGGTGCGTTGAAGAGAGTCCCCACAGTCATACCACGACTACGAATGAAAG GTCAATTCAGAGACACCAAGAGCCATGACATCAAGCTGGAGGATGCTCTGGATGCTGCTCAGAATCTTGCTGCACACACAACCGCTCTCATCCACATCTACGAGGCCAACGTGGTGACAAGTGGAGAGGTGATTGTCGAGGTGACCAACAACCAGGTGGGGATGGGAAACCTTCACTCCACCCTTCCCGTGTGTGCGGCCGTCGTCAGTGCTGTGCTGGCCTGTGTCGAAG aTGATATAGAGCTCAAGCACTGTGTCCATGCCTTGGCCCTCTACTATGTGGCAGCAGAGGAGGGAGCAGCTTGTGCTAGTACCTCTGAGAAGGGAGTCATCTCCCCCGGAACACTACGAACAAACTTCATCGATGCTCTCCATTACATGCAGGAGTCGGAGGTCAACGCCAAAGCTGAAGTGTTTGCCCACACAGAAGGCATAAAGACAGCTTTTAACTAG
- the LOC135346332 gene encoding fibrous sheath CABYR-binding protein-like, whose amino-acid sequence MSSLITNPEYLSKDRLKSELKSHGIKFNQNENKQYYVNLYRKRIMDTEQSRYEFSSDEELTRPVKLGKKQQVQKRKKTIKMDTYLPGVLSLSDGELKEELESFGKDLGPILDSTRELYQRMLAKLMAENAVGKSAVSRSVQPRDSTEEDENEGAGHSESFVGEWSSGDSDEEEDTVEERPPPTPSPLKSPSQTKRRETGVRERSRRAPANKEEEEVEEPPPVPPEKQRVRSHRRIAPQSTSCQGFLVLLLMFTVAFFSYEHFTSSKEDLSLVTQGWRKAGCLWNHVKDYVVKSTPANVNEMGPSPTEPPLPPTEATEPPTQATTKTPPTEATEPPTTPPPTQATKAPTTPPPAKKPTQASPPPTDKPAAKKKPGTKKSSTTKTNGPK is encoded by the exons ATGTCTTCTTTGATCACTAACCCCGAGTACCTCTCCAAGGACAGGCTCAAGTCTGAGCTGAAGAGCCATGGAATCAAGTTTAATCAGAACGAAAACAAGCAGTACTATGTGAACCTCTATCGCAAGCGAATCATGGATACAGAGCAATCCAGATACGAATTCTCGTCTGATGAGGAGCTCACTCGACCTGTAAAACTAGGAAAGAAGCAGCAG GTCCAAAAGCGTAAAAAGACGATTAAGATGGACACCTACCTCCCTGGTGTGCTAAGTCTCTCTGATGGTGAACTGAAGGAGGAGCTGGAGAGCTTTGGCAAGGACCTTGGGCCCATTCTGGACTCAACACGAGAGCTCTATCAGAGGATGCTCGCCAAACTTATGGCTGAAAATGCCGTTGGAAAAT CTGCAGTGTCCCGATCTGTCCAGCCTCGTGATTCAACAGAGGAGGACGAGAACGAGGGGGCAGGTCACAGTGAGTCATTTGTGGGGGAGTGGTCGAGTGGAGATAGTGACGAAGAGGAAGATACTGTTGAGGAGAGACCACCACCAACACCATCACCTCTCAAGTCCCCATCTCAGACCAAG AGGAGGGAGACTGGTGTGCGTGAGCGATCGAGGCGTGCTCCTGCCaataaagaagaagaagaagtgGAAGAGCCTCCACCGGTACCACCAGAGAAACAACGAGTTCGATCGCACCGTCGCATAGCCCCCCAGAGCACCTCCTGTCAGGGATTCTTGGTCCTACTGCTCATGTTCACTGTTGCTTTTTTCTCCTACGAGCACTTCACCAGCAGTAAGGAGGACCTGAGCCTCGTCACCCAGGGCTGGAGGAAAGCAGGCTGTCTCTGGAACCATGTGAAAGACTATGTTGTTAAATCTACACCTGCTAATGTTAATGAGATGGGGCCGTCTCCCACAGAGCCTCCTCTACCCCCTACAGAAGCTACCGAGCCCCCCACACAAGCTACTACCAAGACCCCCCCTACAGAAGCTACCGAGCCCCCCACAACACCACCCCCTACACAAGCTACCAAGGCCCCCACAACACCACCCCCTGCAAAGAAGCCCACACAAGCGTCACCACCACCCACAGATAAGCCTGCTGCTAAAAAGAAGCCAGGTACAAAGAAATCCTCAACTACCAAGACTAATGGACCGAAATAA
- the LOC135346329 gene encoding DNA-(apurinic or apyrimidinic site) endonuclease 2-like: MKVLSWNVNGLRASIRNSAKNLKGFLDSLDAEVICFQETKATRDQLDEPTYSADGYNGYFSFCRTRSGYSGVVTFCRDAATPLTAEEGLTGVLSKERGDSVKCYGCSDHYTEKELISLDAEGRSVLTEHELRDGGRLVVVNVYCPMVERGSDNQDRMDYKLRFYSALKERCSALEKAGKSVLVLGDLNFTREVKDSSYLQEDPKLFQDSHPPRDFMEHFIVSTPTDQPSKHYTLLDTFRHLNPTVDKSFTCWSTMFDCRKTNYGTRIDYILCSMALSHSLVKAEVWHDFHGSDHCPVFAEFTFSLTPSSVQPSLSATYFSFGKQKKISDFFTSKFNSAHTSSDCHPPPTKKRKASKPSGTKTLLSFMQPLPQQFQASSKRTKEECKQDSTRSNTELISQTERETTDSKEVCTQIQVTKTEADCSMLASKEPQVSLQKSTSGLTEAWQSIFTGPPKAPLCQGHQELCVLRTVKKQGPNLNRQFWVCARPYGSKSDPTSRCEYFKWVKKK, encoded by the exons ATGAAGGTACTGTCTTGGAATGTGAATGGTCTCAGAGCCTCAATAAGAAACTCTGCTAAGAATTTGAAGGGATTTTTGGACAGCCTAGATGCTGAAGTTATTTGCTTCCAAGAAACAAAGGCAACAA GAGATCAACTTGATGAGCCGACCTATTCTGCTGATGGCTACAATGGATACTTTTCTTTCTGTCGAACACGATCAGGATA CTCAGGGGTAGTGACATTTTGCCGAGATGCTGCCACCCCCCTGACTGCAGAGGAGGGCCTCACTGGTGTACTATCTAAGGAGAGAGGAGATTCAGTCAAGTGTTATGGATGCAGTGATCATTACACTGAGAAGGAG CTGATTTCATTGGACGCTGAGGGTCGCTCTGTGCTGACAGAGCATGAGTTGAGAGATGGAGGTAGACTGGTAGTAGTGAACGTGTACTGCCCCATGGTAGAGAGGGGCTCAGACAACCAAGACAGGATGGACTATAAACTAAGATTCTACTCTGCTCTCAAGGAAAGGTGTTCTGCTCTGGAGAAAGCGGGAAA GTCTGTTTTAGTGTTGGGAGATCTCAACTTCACTAGAGAGGTCAAAGACAGCTCTTATCTACAAGAAGACCCA AAACTGTTTCAAGACTCTCATCCTCCCCGAGATTTTATGGAGCATTTCATCGTCTCCACACCAACTGACCAACCCTCCAAACACTACACACTGCTGGATACGTTCAGACACCTCAATCCCACAGTTGACAAATCGTTCACTTGCTGGTCAACTATGTTTGACTGTCGAAAAACCAACTATGGAACGCGCATTGACTATATCCTGTGTAGTATGGCGTTGTCACACTCTTTAGTCAAAGCCGAGGTATGGCATGATTTTCACGGCTCCGACCACTGTCCTGTTTTTGCTGAGTTTACATTCTCGCTAACTCCCTCGAGTGTACAGCCGTCACTAAGTGCAACCTACTTCTCTTTCGGCAAGCAaaagaagatatctgattttTTCACTTCAAAATTTAATAGCGCTCACACTTCCAGTGATTGTCACCCCCCGCCAACCAAAAAACGAAAGGCTTCTAAACCATCTGGAACGAAGACTCTACTTTCATTCATGCAGCCTCTGCCTCAACAGTTCCAAGCAAGCTCTAAGCGAACCAAAGAAGAATGTAAACAAGATTCAACACGGTCGAACACTGAACTAATTTCACAGACTGAGAGAGAAACTACAGATTCTAAAGAAGTGTGTACTCAAATACAAGTAACAAAAACAGAAGCAGATTGTTCAATGCTGGCTAGTAAAGAACCTCAAGTATCACTGCAGAAGAGCACATCAGGTCTAACTGAAGCCTGGCAGAGTATTTTCACTGGTCCCCCCAAAGCCCCTCTCTGTCAGGGCCACCAAGAGTTGTGTGTGCTGAGAACAGTCAAGAAACAAGGACCAAATCTGAACAGGCAGTTCTGGGTGTGTGCTCGACCTTATGGGAGTAAAAGCGATCCAACATCTAGATGCGAGTATTTTAAGTGGGTCAAGAAGAAATGA
- the LOC135346336 gene encoding RING-box protein 2-like: MAEADTISMDTAPTKEDTPKKDERGKASKSKAPSGPLFTLKKWNAVAMWQWDVECDTCAICRVQVMDACLRCQTEGKQEECVVVWGECNHSFHNCCMQLWIKQNNRCPLCQQEWVVQRFGS, translated from the exons ATGGCAGAGGCGGATACCATCAGCATGGACACAGCACCTACCAAGGAAGACACACCAAAGAAGGACGAGAGAGGGAAGGCATCCAAATCCAAGGCACCTTCAGGGCCTCTTTTCACCCTCAAGAAATGGAATGCTGTTGCTATGTGGCAGTGGGATGTGGAGTGTGACACCTGTGCCATATGCAGAGTACAGGTCATGG ATGCTTGCTTGAGGTGTCAGACTGAGGGCAAACAAGAAGAGTGTGTGG TTGTGTGGGGAGAGTGCAACCATTCATTTCACAACTGCTGCATGCAACTCTGGATCAAGCAGAACAATAGGTGCCCCCTCTGTCAGCAAGAGTGGGTCGTACAGAGATTTGGTAGTTAG